Sequence from the Priestia megaterium genome:
GAATTTTAATTCTCCTTTTGCTGATTTAGCGATTGCGCTTGGAATTAACTGGCTGACAATTGTGTTATACGCAGACGCATTTGTTTCTCCTTCCGGCACAGGTGCTACATATACGGCAACTACTTCTAGAATGTTATACGGGATGCAGCAAAATGGATACTTGCCAAAGATATTTGGTACCCTTCATCCACTTTACAATGTCCCGCGCCCAGCTATGTGGCTAAATTTAGCAGCTTGCTTTTTGTTTCTATTTTTATTTAGAGGATGGGGCGTCTTAGCAGAAGTCATCTCAGTAGCGACACTTATCTCTTATATTATGGGCCCTGTAGCGCTTATAACATTAAGAAAAACGGCTTCACACTTTTACCGTCCATTTTATTTAAAAGGGGCATCAATTATTGCGCCATGCGGCTTCGTTTTTGCTTCCTTGACGCTTTACTGGGCAAGGTGGCCTCTTACAGGTGAAGTGATCTTTATTATGGCAATTGGCCTGCCTGTTTATTTTTATTACCAAGCAAAAAATAAATGGGTTGGCTTTAAAAAAGAATTTTTAACCGGAGCTTGGATGCTTATCTATTTAGCGTGCATGATTTTTATTTCCTACATAGGAAGCGAAAAATTCGGAGGCAAAAATATTTTGCCTTTCGGATGGGATATGCTAGTGATTGCTTGCGTATCATTAGCTTTTTATTACTGGGGAATTAAAAGTGGCACATCTAACCGATATATGAAAGAAGCTGAACAAATCAATCAAGAAAATTTTCAATCTAAATAAAAAAACACGAGCACCGGCTCGTGTTTTTTTATTTAGATAAATGGAGAATTTAGACTTAGTTTTTATCAAAATATTGTAAAAAATATAGATTTTAAGGTTTAAGGATTTACACAGAGGGAAGCTTTATTTGGGATAAAGTTCTAAAAAAGAAAAATAAAGGGGATTAGGCAACTGTGAAAAAAATGAATGTTTTGGCTTTTGTACTTATGCTAGTATTAGCGGCTTGTAACAGTTCTAAGGAAACGGGAGGATCCACTTCGGCTAAAAATAAGGCGATTGAAGCATCCATTGACAGCGCTTCTTATATTTTAGTAGATAGTGATGAAGGAGCTGCAAGTGAAGAAAAAGGGCTGTTGAAAGTTGATTTAAAAGTGAAAAATGTCTCCAAAAACAGTATATCTTTATCGGATTACGACGGTGTTTATTTATACGAAGGAGATGAACAGTTGTCTCCAAAAACAGGAGTGAACAGTCGTGAGCTCGGACTAGAAAGCAGTGCATCTGACAAGATTGGCGCTGGAAAGCAAAAAAATTTAACGTTTGTCTTTGAAGTCAAAAAAGATAAAAAGTACAAAATTGGGCTTCAGTCAAAATCATCTGATTATGATGAAGAAATTGACGAAGTGACATTAACACTGGATACGAAGAAATACGCGAAAAGCTATAATAAGCTGCAAGACCCAGAAAAAGCTCTGCAAGCTTATACAGAAGTCCTTTACTTAAACAAAGAAAACGTAGACTATGATAAATATGTAACAGCAGACAAAACAGCTGTCATAGAAGAACAGAAAAAAGCGTTTAATGAGGAATTAAAAGGTGCGTTTTCTAACAGTTTAACCGACAAAGCAAAAAAAGATTTTTTTAACATGTATAAAGATGTTTTAAAAGAAAAAGCAAGCGTGAAAACAAATGTGATTGCGAATGCAAATAATAAAGCCGTAGTAGAAGTGGAGTACACCACTCTTAATTTATCAGACTTATATTCGTACGTATCGCAGCTTAAGCGAGCATATACAGATGAAACGAAAGATTACGATACAGAACACTCTGAAGAGTTTGCGGCTTCTAAATTCAAAGATATTGTAAATGACTTAGAAACGAAAGAAGGAAGTCGTCCCCTACGAATTTTTATGGTGAAAGAAGATGGGAAATGGACTGTGAAGTCAAGTGACCTCTACAGTGATTCTTTAGGTAAAACGTTTGGATCAAGCTATATTCGATAGACAAAAAAGAGAAGAATTTTTCTTCTCTTTTTTGTTTTCTGTAAATAAATCAACGAGTTTTTTGTAAAGCTAAATTTATCAAAATATGCTAGTATAGGTTCATTCATTCTTTTATTCTTATTATGATAGGCATCAATGGAGGTTCTTACTAATGAAAGCAAATTATTGTAAAGATACAAAGGCCGTTCGAACGAGCCGCATTTTTCCTAATGATATTAATAATCACAATACGTTATTTGGTGGAAAGTTAATGAGTGATATTGATATGATTGCGTCCATTTCAGCTTATCGTCACAGTCGTACAGAGTGTGTGACAGCTTCAGCAGACTCTATTCATTTTCTGCACCCTATTACGCCTCAGGATTCTGTATGCTTGGAGTCATACGTATCATGGACAGGTCGTTCATCCATGGAAGTATTTGTGAAAGTGATTAAAGAAAATTTAAAAACCGGGGAGCGTCAGATTGCAGCCACATCATTTTTAACTTTTGTGGCAATGGATGATGATGGAAAGCCCCGCGCAGTACCGGAGCTTATTCCAGAAACAGAAGAAGAAAAATACCTGTTTCAAACGGGAGCAGATCGCGCTGCCACGCGTAAACAAGTGCGTAAAAAAAGCAATGAACTAGCCTCGGTATTGGATTTAGGACAACCTTGGTAGCATAAAAGAGAGGCCGAGACAAAAGTATTTTAGCTCAAATAAAAAACGAACCATTGATCAAAATGTTTGATTAGCGGTTCGTTTTTTTTGTTATGGTGAACGTAGGTTTCATCTGTTTCGTTCCTTCTAGCAGTTGATTGGAGGGCAAGACGAAGACTCCCGGGGGAAAAGCGGAAGCGACGAGGAGGCTCATTGGCGCCCGCGGAAAGCAAAGTCTTGCACAGAAAATCAACTGCGGTGTCACAAGCGGTTCAACTTATGTATCCCATTTGTTCGTCTTTAGATTGGATTAATTTAGTTATGTCTTAACCTCTTTTTTATATTTGATGAATCTTCCCTCCTGAACGAGAGGAGGAAATAAAATTATATGAAATTTATTTTCGTTCATGGTAATATGAATTTAATATAATTTTCTAAAAAGTTTAAAAAGTAAAACATTTATAATGAAAGGTGTCGTGTCTAATGGTAACAGTAGAAGCAGCAGAAAGACAAAACAGCAGCACTGCCCTGCGCCGTGATGTAAAGTTTCTCGGTCAATTGTTAGGGAAAGTTCTGGTTCACCAAGGTGGAGAAGAACTGCTCAACAAAGTAGAAAAAATACGCGAAGTGGCAAAATCACTTAGAGAAAACAAAGATGAAGTTATCTATAAAGAAATAAAAAATGAAATCGTTACTCTTGAACAGCCGATGCGCGAGCAGGTTATTCGGGCGTTTGCAGTTTATTTTCATTTAGTTAATATTGCAGAGCAAAATCATCGAATTCGTCGCAGACGCGAATATCAGCAGCAAGAAGATTCTATTATGCAGCCGGGCTCATTGGAAAGTGCCGTTGTTTCGCTTAAAAATAATGGCGTGGCGCCAGATGTAATTGCTAACTTGCTTCAAACTTTATCCCTGGAGCTCATCATCACTGCTCATCCAACAGAAGCCACTAGACGAAGTGTTCTTGATATTCATAAACGAATGGCTGAGCTTCTGAAAAACTTGGATAATCCAACGTTAACAAAACGTGAACGTACAGAAATTGAAGAAAGACTGTTTAGCGAAGTATTAATTTTATGGCAAACAAATGAACTGCGAGATCGCAAGCCAACCGTAATGGATGAAGTATCCAATGGATTATATTATTTTGATGAAACGTTATTTGAAGTGCTTCCTCAAATTCATCAGGAATTGGAAAATTCATTGCAGGAGAATTATCCGGAAGAAAATTGGAAAGTGCCTAATATTCTTCGATTTGGTTCATGGATTGGCGGAGACCGAGATGGAAATCCAAACGTAACTCCAAAAGTAACGTGGCAAACGCTTGTCAAACAAAGGAAGTTAGCTATTCGTAAATATAAAGAGTCGCTTACTCAATTGAGACAAAGGTTAAGTCAGTCTACAAAAAGAGTCGCAGTTTCAGATAACCTTCTTGATTCTATTAATCAAGAAATATCGTTATTACCTGAGAATAAGAGATGGAGAATCAAACACGAAGTATATCGCTGCAAGCTTACGATTATGCTTCATAAATTAAATTTAGTTGGAGAATCGGAAGCAGGTTATCAAAGGTCAGAAGAACTTTTACATGATTTGTTTCTAATTAAAGATAGCTTGCAAAAGCACCAGCCTCAAGATTATCAGTTGAAAAGTTTGTGTAAATTAATTCGCCAAGTTGAGCTGTTTGGATTTCATTTAGCAACGCTTGATATCCGTAATCACAGCGGGGAACACGAAGCGGCAATCAAAGAAATTTTCCATGCTGTTTCTTTAGCTGAAGATTATTCAGCCTTAACAGAAGAGGAAAAAGTTGAGCTGCTGGGGAAAGTTCTTCAAGACCCAAGACCTGTAGTATCGTTTGTAGAGAATTACTCTAAAGAAACGCAGCAAGTAATTGAAGTATTTAATATGATACATCGAGCACATAAAGAATTTGGAGAAAGATCTATTGAAGTCTACTTAATCAGTATGACGCAGTCTGCAAGTGATTTGTTAGAAGTCATGGTACTCGCCAAAGAAGCGGGTATTTATCGCCTTCATGCAGATGGTCGTATTGAAAGCAAATTAAATATAGCTCCGCTGCTTGAAACGATTGATGATCTCACAGCAGGTCCTAAAATCATGGAACAGCTATTTCAATTAGATTTTTATCGAGAGCACTTAAGGAAACAGCAGGATTTGCAGGAAATTATGCTTGGCTACTCAGATGGAAGCAAAGACGGAGGAACGCTTACTGCTAATTGGAAGCTCTATAAAGCGCAGCAGGAAATTCACGATATGGCGAGGAAGTATCAAATTCGTCTGAAGTTTTTCCATGGCCGAGGCGGCTCACTAGGCCGAGGAGGTGGGCCGTTAAACCGAAGCATTTTATCTCAGCCTGTTGAGACGCTAGGAGACGGCGTTAAAATTACAGAGCAAGGCGAAGTTCTTTCTTCTAGATACTCTTTATATGACATTGCTTACCGAAGCCTTGAACAAGCGGTCTCAGCTCTTCTTACAGCGGCAGCAAATGTTTCTCAAGAAGCTGAACAATGTGATATTCGTACACATGAATGGGAAGAAACAATGGACGAGATTTCAACTGCTTCTTTACGTAAGTATCAAGAGCTTGTTTTCAAAGATCCAGACTTTTTAACGTACTTTAAACAAGCTACACCTCTTCCTGAGCTGGGGGCTTTAAATATTGGGTCACGTCCAATGAGTCGAAAAGGAAGTGATCGCTTTGAAGACTTGCGAGCAATTCCGTGGGTATTTGCATGGACGCAAAGCAGACAGCTGCTTCCAGCCTGGTACGCTGCAGGTACGGGCTTACAGCATTTGGTAGAGAAATCCGGAGATATACAGCTTCTTCAGCAAATGTATAAAGAATGGCCATTCTTCCGCTCGACCGTCGATAATCTGCAAATGGCCTTAACAAAAGCAGATTTAATGGCAGCAAAAGAATACACGGAAATGGTACAAGATCCGGTTATTTCAGAGCGGATTTTTACCGCCATTAAAAAAGAGTACAATCTCACAAAAGAAATGATTCTTCAAATCACGGGTCAAAAAGAATTAATGGATCACCTTCCTACAATTAAAGAATCTATTAAATTACGAAATCCGTATGTGGACCCTCTAACATTCTTACAAGTTAAGGTCATTTCCAAGCTGCGTGAAGATGAGGCTGGAACGTTAAATGAAGAACTTTTAAAAGAAGCGTTATTAACGATTAATGGCATTGCAGCAGGGTTACGTAACACAGGCTGATGATACCAAAAGACACCTCAAGAAAATAAAAGAGGTGTCTTTTGTTCATTCTTCTCACATAAAGAACTGCCTGTCAGTTCCCTCTCTTTTAAAGAGAACTTCCGCCTGCTAAATAGGCATTGAGAAAAATCAATGATAGAATAGAGAAGGGATGGAAATATTCTACAAATGAGTGCGAGCGATGGGGTAACTAGATTGAATATGGAGGACGAGGACAATGATAAAAAATTCGCAAATCTTCATTGAAGCTGACTCCGATAATTCTATATTTATTGGACTGGAATTTTGTGAGTATACACAAAAAATGAATCCTACTTGTTTGTCCAAACAGCATATAAATGTGTTTATTCATCCAGAAGAACTCACTGTGGAATTTAAGAAAACAAAAAGTGATAGAACTAGCGACGATTTTCATCTGATGCATATCGTTCCGGTTCATTGCTTTAATTATTTATTATGTTCGATTTCCCAGGGTATTGTTACAAATGTTCAGCTGAAAGCGGTCGGTCATCAAGGAGAAACGTTGTTTGAAGAAAATCTCACATTGAAGTTTCATGAAAAAGCGACGGATTATGAAGACACAATCTCGTTTTTCAAACATTTAAATCAAGAAATACAAAAACAGACGAAAAAATATACAGCCAGTTATATGAGCTCATAATAAAGAAAGCTGCGGTTTTAAAAACTGCAGCTTTTATTCGTTTAACCGAAAAAATTATGTTAGAGATGCTTACAAAGCAAGAGATTTTTCAGTGGGGAATTGATAAAGTAAAAATAAGAGAAATCAGTGGACAGAAAAGTTTTTAGCGGCTGGACGCTCTTTATTCAATATGTAAGGGTTAGGTATTGAGTTTAAAAAATAGCGATGAACACGTATTGTCATTGTAGATGAAGTGCTAAGGTCGCTCTATCTGCAATCATGTAGAATCTTCGCGCGCTTATAGTCTGTTTTACGGAACGAAAAAGCTGCGGAATTAGAAGCACTCCTTCTATTTCTGCGGTTTTTTTTATAAACAAGAAATAAATTTACTTATCGTACGGAGGCGATGCAGATGATTAAAGATTTAGTATTGGCTAAGGAATGGCTGCCTGCAGCTTATTCACATGATTTAACAGATCAGCCCTTGCAAGTAACGATTTTAGAAGAGCGAGTTGTGCTTTTTCGCACAACTAATGCCATTAAAGCATTTAAAGATTTGTGCATCCATCGCGGTGCAGCGTTATCTCTTGGAAAAGTGGTAGATGATTGCATTGTATGCCCTTATCACGGATGGAAATACGATGATGCCGGGGCTTGTGTGAAAATTCCTCAACAGCCGCCGGGAAGAGCTATTCCTTCAAA
This genomic interval carries:
- a CDS encoding acyl-CoA thioesterase is translated as MKANYCKDTKAVRTSRIFPNDINNHNTLFGGKLMSDIDMIASISAYRHSRTECVTASADSIHFLHPITPQDSVCLESYVSWTGRSSMEVFVKVIKENLKTGERQIAATSFLTFVAMDDDGKPRAVPELIPETEEEKYLFQTGADRAATRKQVRKKSNELASVLDLGQPW
- a CDS encoding DUF5105 domain-containing protein — encoded protein: MNVLAFVLMLVLAACNSSKETGGSTSAKNKAIEASIDSASYILVDSDEGAASEEKGLLKVDLKVKNVSKNSISLSDYDGVYLYEGDEQLSPKTGVNSRELGLESSASDKIGAGKQKNLTFVFEVKKDKKYKIGLQSKSSDYDEEIDEVTLTLDTKKYAKSYNKLQDPEKALQAYTEVLYLNKENVDYDKYVTADKTAVIEEQKKAFNEELKGAFSNSLTDKAKKDFFNMYKDVLKEKASVKTNVIANANNKAVVEVEYTTLNLSDLYSYVSQLKRAYTDETKDYDTEHSEEFAASKFKDIVNDLETKEGSRPLRIFMVKEDGKWTVKSSDLYSDSLGKTFGSSYIR
- the ppc gene encoding phosphoenolpyruvate carboxylase; its protein translation is MVTVEAAERQNSSTALRRDVKFLGQLLGKVLVHQGGEELLNKVEKIREVAKSLRENKDEVIYKEIKNEIVTLEQPMREQVIRAFAVYFHLVNIAEQNHRIRRRREYQQQEDSIMQPGSLESAVVSLKNNGVAPDVIANLLQTLSLELIITAHPTEATRRSVLDIHKRMAELLKNLDNPTLTKRERTEIEERLFSEVLILWQTNELRDRKPTVMDEVSNGLYYFDETLFEVLPQIHQELENSLQENYPEENWKVPNILRFGSWIGGDRDGNPNVTPKVTWQTLVKQRKLAIRKYKESLTQLRQRLSQSTKRVAVSDNLLDSINQEISLLPENKRWRIKHEVYRCKLTIMLHKLNLVGESEAGYQRSEELLHDLFLIKDSLQKHQPQDYQLKSLCKLIRQVELFGFHLATLDIRNHSGEHEAAIKEIFHAVSLAEDYSALTEEEKVELLGKVLQDPRPVVSFVENYSKETQQVIEVFNMIHRAHKEFGERSIEVYLISMTQSASDLLEVMVLAKEAGIYRLHADGRIESKLNIAPLLETIDDLTAGPKIMEQLFQLDFYREHLRKQQDLQEIMLGYSDGSKDGGTLTANWKLYKAQQEIHDMARKYQIRLKFFHGRGGSLGRGGGPLNRSILSQPVETLGDGVKITEQGEVLSSRYSLYDIAYRSLEQAVSALLTAAANVSQEAEQCDIRTHEWEETMDEISTASLRKYQELVFKDPDFLTYFKQATPLPELGALNIGSRPMSRKGSDRFEDLRAIPWVFAWTQSRQLLPAWYAAGTGLQHLVEKSGDIQLLQQMYKEWPFFRSTVDNLQMALTKADLMAAKEYTEMVQDPVISERIFTAIKKEYNLTKEMILQITGQKELMDHLPTIKESIKLRNPYVDPLTFLQVKVISKLREDEAGTLNEELLKEALLTINGIAAGLRNTG